The window TACTACATGGCCACTACTTCTCTTGCAGTTATTACGGGCCTTGTCTTTGTAAATGTCTTTAGGCCCGGTGCAAATGCTAACTTTGAAAAGACCACCCAACAAATTGCGGTAAAAGGACTAACCATTACTGATTTAGTAAAGAGCCTCATCCCTGAAAACCCTGTAAAAAGCCTTGCTCAAGGAGATGTCCTCCCCACTATCTTTTTTGCTTTTGTTTTTGGGCTGGCAACCCTCTCTTTGAATGAAAAATCTCGCACTAATCTCTTTAGCTTTTTTGAAGCGGTGAATGACGCCCTGATTGCCCTCATACGTTGGATTATACGTTTGACCCCCTTGGGGGTCTTCGCCATTGTAAGCAATATCGTGGCTGAAAAGGGGATCACCCCCATTTTGGAACTTTCTTCCTACGTGATTACGGTAGTTTTGGCTCTTTTCTTTCACGCAGCATTTACCCTGAGTTTGCTTCTTTTTCTTTTTGCCCGAGAAAAACCCTGGCGATATTTTTTCAAGATCCGCGAGGCCCCTATGGTGGCCTTCTCCACCGCTTCAAGCTCAGCTACTCTTCCTATATCTTTAGAAGTCGCGGAAGAAAAAGCCAAAGTCCCCAAAAAGATTGCAGGCTTTGTTTTGCCCCTGGGAGCTACGGTCAACATGGATGGAACAGCCCTTTACGAAGCAGTAGCAGCTATGTTCATTGCCAATATTTACCACGTACCCTTAGGGCTTCATGAACAGATTCTAATTTTTCTTACAGCGACCCTTGCTTCCATAGGGGCTGCAGGAATTCCCAGTGCAGGATTAGTGACTATGACTTTAGTGCTTCAAGCAGTTGGTCTCCCCTTGGAAGGGATAGGTCTTATCTTAGCGGTAGATCGCTTTTTAGATATGTTGCGCACCTCGGTAAATGTTTGGGGAGACCTGGTAGGATGCAAAATCATTACCAAGCTTTCTTAAAGAAACTAAAACCAGATAGCCATTTCCAAGCCAAACGCATCTTTTTCAATGTTTTCAGGAACTCTTTGGGCCTTATCTTCATAAATTCGTTTAGCAGCCAAAAGACAGGCATAAGCATCCAATACGTCCAGGCGCAAGTTCCCTTTTATCGCATTGAGATTCCTTTCAAGACTGCGAAACAAATAGGTCCCAACAAGAAGTGCCACGCGAAGATTTAATCCCGAAGAAGTGTGCTTTGAAGGCAAAAAATCTCCATGAAGCCTAAAAAATACGAGTTCTGGATGGGTTTCGTAGATACTTTTGGGCCTGCATTTTCTCAAGTAAAGATCAAGCTCTTTAATCTTCGGAAGGATATTAAAACTCTGGCGCGAAATTCTAATCCCGCTTTGAGATAAAGCTTCATAACTTTTAAAAGAAAAGGCCTTTCTTGGAGGTGGGGTAAAAATACTGGCTCGGCGTGGGCCAAGCAGCTTTCTTGCCAAACGGTCGCATTTCCTGCCCCCGGGTTTGTGTTCCATAGGGAGCCCTATAGGCATATCGATAGCGTAAACTTCTGCTCCAAGATTAAAAACCTCAGTAATATCCCGACAGAAAAGAATTTTTTCGGCTGTAAAAGCACCTGTTGCTTTTCGTAAAAAACCCAGGGCCACACACCAGCCCTTGCTACACCCGTCAACTCCTGCCAAAATGCCATAGCTTTCATTAAACTTTTTCATATCCTGACACGATAAAAATAAAAGCTATGTGGCATATAATCAAAAAAAGCAATATAGGCAGAAGACTTACCAATTTTGGTATTAAAAGCGAAAAAGATTTCTTCGAAGAGGTCTTTCGCCCTCAACGCGGCCTTATTTCCCAGGAAGAACAAGAACGGCTAAAACACGCCACCGTTGCTATTCCAGGCCTTGGGGGCGTAGGGGGGACCCACTTAATAAGCCTTGCCCGCTCAGGTGTTGGTCGTTTCAAAATTGCCGAGTTTGATGTCTTTGAGCCTCGCAATATCAGTCGCCAATACGGTGCCAGGGTTGATACTTTAGGCCGCCCAAAAGGCAAAGTAATGCTTGAGGAAGCCTTCCGCATAAACCCCTTTCTCCAATTAGAATTCTACGAGGAAGGCATAACACCTGAAAATATTAACGCCTTTTTAGAAGGAGTTGACGTTGTTATTGATGGGATCGAATTTTTTGCCTTAGAAGCCCGCAAGCTCCTTTATGATACAGCCAGAGAAAAGGGAATCCCCCTTATCACCGCGGCTCCCTTGGGCTTTAGTGCCTCTTTGCTTGTATTTCACCCCGAAGAAAGCCCATCTTTTGAAGAATATTTCGCCATTAAACCCGACATGTCTCCTATGGAAAAAGCCTTGCTCTTTGCTTTAGGGCTTGCCCCCAAGCCCTTTTTTCTCAAATATCTTGACCTCAAAAGTATTGACCTTAAAGCAGGCCAGGGGCCTGCCTCGGTGATTGCGTGTTATCTTTGCAGTGCCCTGGCTGCTATGGAAGCGTTGAGAATCATCCTAGGAAAACCCGGACTCAAGCCCGTACCACATTATCTCCAAATTGATCTTTTCCTTCACAAAATGCACCAAGGCTACCTTAAAAAAGGCAATAAAAGTGCCAGCCAAAGGCTTAAATTCTTTTACTTAAAGCGCAAGCTCAAAATCTAGCTCCTTCACAAGAAAGCCGAAATATGGCACCTTATGGCTTATGAATATCCTTTTCTTTAAACTTGCTCTTATTGTGTATTGCGTCGCCACGGTAGGCTTTTTTGTATACGCCTACACCCTTAAACGCGAGGCAGCCAAAGGCGCTCTTTATACCCTGATTTTGGGATTTAGTTTTCACACCCTGAGCATTATTAGTCGGTGGATCGAAGCGGGCCATCCCCCTCTTACCAACCTTTTTGAGGCAACGTCTTTTTTGAGCTGGGCTATTGTGCTGGCCTATCTCATAATCGAAAAGCGCTTAAAACAAGTACGTATTCTGGGATCAGTAATCACACCGATCGCCGCGCTTCTTATGCTTTATTCTTCGTTATGCCCGAAAGAAATCTTTCCCCTTCCACCGGTACTCCGTAGTTACTGGCTCCCAATCCACGCCGCTATATCTCTTATCTCATATGGCTTTTTTATTCTCGCGGCTGCAAGTGGGTTGCTTTATCTCATCCAGGAACGCCAAATTAAAAAGAAAAAACTAGGTGGTTGGTTTAAGCGACTACCATCTCTTGAAGTACTTGACCGGGTTAATGAAATTTCCCTAAAAATAGGCTTTCCTTTGTTGACTGTCGGCATTATCACCGGAGCGGCCTGGGCAGAAAAGGCCTGGGGTGACTACTGGAGCTGGGACCCCAAAGAAACCTGGTCGTTAATTATGTGGCTTATCTACGCGGCCCTTTTGCACGAAAGGCTCGCAGTAGGTTGGCGGGGAAGAAAAGCCGCCTGGCTCTCTTTAATCGGTTTTCTTGCTTGGCTAATCTCGTTTTTTATTATAAATCTTTACATTCCAGGGGCACATACCTATGTCGAATGGCACGGTTAAAGATCACATTATCGCTATCGGGCTTAATCATCGCACCGCCCCTATTGAGGTTAGAGAAAAACTTGCCTTTGCTGGAAAAGATATAGACCCCTTGGATGTATTTCTAAAAATACCAGTGGTGCGGGAAGCCCTTTTTCTTTCAACCTGCAACCGTGTTGAATTGTATTTAGTTACGAGAGAGCCTCAGGCGGCCCTTGAAATGAGCAAAAAGGCCTGGGGGCGTGCCAATGACATAGAAATCTCCCTCTTTGAGCCTCATCTCTATTATTTTCATAACGAAGAAACCATAAGGCATCTGTTCCGCGTGGCCTCAGGGCTTGATTCCCTTGTATTAGGGGAACCCCAAATTCTTGGCCAACTTAAAGATGCTTACCGGCGCGCGGCTAAAAGAAGGGCAACCGGTGTTATCCTGAATCGCCTTCTTCACAAAACTTTTTCCGTAGCCAAGCGCATTCGTTCTGAAACTGGTATCGGCAGCCACGCAGTTTCAGTAAGCTATGCTGCCGTTGAGCTTGCCAAAAAAATATTTGGCGAGCTTTCTGGCAAAAAGGCCATGTTAATTGGGGCAGGAGAGATGGCTGAGCTTGCGGCTCAGCACTTACTCGCTCAAGGAATCGAAAAACTAATTGTTGCCAATCGTACCCTGGCCCGTGCCATTGAACTTGCCAAACATTTTAAAGGTGAAGCAATAAGTCTTGAAGAAATAGAAGACTACCTTTTAAAGGTTGACATTGTCATCTCTTCCACCGGAGCTCCAAACTATATCTTAAGTGCTAAGCAGATAAAAAAACTTATGCGCCCCCGCAAAATGCGTCCCTTATTTTTTATCGATATCGCAGTTCCCAGGGATATAGATCCCAAAGCTAACGACATAGAAAATGTATTTGTCTATGATATAGACGATTTAAAAGCCGTTGTTGAAGAAAATCTTGCCTTTAGACAAAAAGAAGCAATCAGAGCTGAACGCATCATAGAAGAAGAAGTTATAAAGTTTTTGAGTTGGCTAGAACAATTAGAAATATACCCCACTATAGTTGCCCTACGGAAAAAAGCCGAAGAAATAAGAAAAAGAGAACTAGAAAAAACTATTTCTCATTTAAAAACCAAACTTTGCCAAGAAGACCTTGAAGCTCTTGATATTCTAACTAAATCTTTAGTCAACAAACTTTTACATGACCCTATCATCTACCTTAAAAATCGATATCATAAAGACGGACAACAGGTAGTTGATTTTACCCGCAAATTGTTTAACCTCGACGGCGATAGACCGTTAGAAATTGATCATCATCAAATTTTCTTACCAGAGAACCATAAGAAAGAGCTTAAAAAGCATTAGAGCTGATCTTTTAAAAAACATTATGAGACCTTTGCAAAACAACTTTGCTTATGTCTAGGATCCGTTCCCATTTTTCGTTTCGAAAAATGGGAACGGATCCCCTACAGTTGCGCTTACAAATACTGATCTCGGAAATTTTGCAGGGTCACATGTAACATAATTACGCAGGATAGCTTATGTGGCACGTGTATAAACATAGTCTTAAAGGATTTGAAATAGTAAAAGATGGCTTTAACCTTTGGGCACTTCTTTTTGGCGTTTTATATCTTTTCTATAAAAGGCTATGGAAACACGGCTTATTACTTGCCCTGTGTTTTTTAAGTCTAAGTATTCTCGCTGAAGTTGCTATTCCTGATAGGTACAATGCTGAATTAGCCGTAAGCATAATACAGCTGGGCGGCTCGATTTTTATGGCAATATATGTTAACGAGTGGCGTAAAGAATATTTAATAAAATCAGGATATCAGTTGGTTGGATCTTACAATTCAAAAGAAAAAGCCAGACAAGCGATAAAAGATTTGCAAAGTAGTTAAAAGGCAGGCTTAAGCCTGCCTTTTTCTTATTTACCTTGCTGGGGAGTAGGAACAGGTACCTGTTCAGGCTTTGATTCAGGAGTAGTAGGTACCTGCGGAGCGGGGGCTTTTTGCGGTGCAGGTATTTCTAACTTTGGCACTTCGTTCATGATAGTATTTGTGCGCTTTGTTGAAAGATAGGTAAGTGCCAAAGAAGTAGTAAAAAATAAAATAGCAAGGACTGTGGTAACTTTGTTTAAAAATGTTCCAGGGCCAGCTCCCCCAAAGATAGCCTGGCTGCCACTAAAAACGGCCCCTACTTCCGAGCCCTTGCTCACATTCACCAAAACAACACCTACTAAGAAGATACAGACAATTACGTGCACAACTACCAGAACCGTAAACATATTCCTATTCCATCCTCCCAAAATTAACTATTTTGGCAAAAGAATCCGGTTTAAGAGAAGCCCCTCCTACCAGGGCTCCGTCTATATCAGGACGTGCCATTAGACCTACAACATTTTCTGGCTTTACGCTACCCCCATAAAGAATTCTTGTCCTCTCAGAGAAATCTTCACCAAACATCTCAGCCAGTATTTTACGACAAAAAGCATGGGCCTCTTGGGCTTGCTCAGGGGTAGCAGTTTTTCCTGTGCCAATGGCCCAAACGGGCTCATAAGCAATTACGAGATTTTTAAGATCTTCAGCAGAAAAACCAGCCAGACCTTCTTTTAGTTGGCTCTCAAGCACTGAAAGTGTTTTACCAGCCTCGCGTTCTTCTAAGGTTTCACCAATACAAAGAATAGGAATAAGTTCATAGCGCAAAACACTTTCGACTTTTTTTCTTATAAGTTCGTTAGATTCACCAAAAAGATGCCGCCGTTCAGAATGCCCTAAAATAACATAGGTTACCCCGATATCCGCAAGCATGCGGGGTGAGATTTCACCGGTAAAGGCCCCTTCATCGGCATAATGGCAATTTTGTGCTCCCAGGGCAATGTTTGACCCCTCAAGGGCCCTTTCCGCCGCATCTAACGAAGTAAAGGGAGGAGCAAGCATGATGTCCCTATCCTCAACTCCAGCCACTAGAGGCTTAAAGGTTTCAATATACGCCAGTGTTTCAGGTACGGTTTTATACATTTTCCAGTTTCCTGCAATTAAGGGTCTCCTCTTCATGTCTTGCCTCCTCGTTATTTCTTCTCAAGCGCTGCTATACCAGGGAGAACTTTTCCTTCTAAAAATTCAAGAAAAGCTCCGCCTCCTGTAGAAAGATAAGAAAAAGCGCGAGATACGCCAGCCTCTTTTAACGCCCGTAACGTGTCCCCTCCCCCTGCCATGGTAATGGCATTTTCTGCCGCAACCTTACGCGCTACTTTTATAGTGCCTTTGGCAAAAGCCGGATTTTCAAAAAGCCCCAAAGGGCCATTCCACACCATCGTACCAAGTCCACTTAAGGCCCGGGTAAAAAGTTTGCGGGTTTCTTTCCCGATATCAAAAGCTGCCATGTTCTCTGGTACTTCGAAAATGCTAACGTTTTCTCCTTTTTCAGCCTCTTTAGAGTTTGCCACTACTAAATCCACGGGAAGATATACCTTTACACCCTTTTCCTGAGCAGCAGAAAGTATCTTACGGGCTTCTTCTAGGTG of the Thermodesulfatator atlanticus DSM 21156 genome contains:
- a CDS encoding DUF429 domain-containing protein, yielding MKKFNESYGILAGVDGCSKGWCVALGFLRKATGAFTAEKILFCRDITEVFNLGAEVYAIDMPIGLPMEHKPGGRKCDRLARKLLGPRRASIFTPPPRKAFSFKSYEALSQSGIRISRQSFNILPKIKELDLYLRKCRPKSIYETHPELVFFRLHGDFLPSKHTSSGLNLRVALLVGTYLFRSLERNLNAIKGNLRLDVLDAYACLLAAKRIYEDKAQRVPENIEKDAFGLEMAIWF
- the ccsB gene encoding c-type cytochrome biogenesis protein CcsB; translated protein: MYCVATVGFFVYAYTLKREAAKGALYTLILGFSFHTLSIISRWIEAGHPPLTNLFEATSFLSWAIVLAYLIIEKRLKQVRILGSVITPIAALLMLYSSLCPKEIFPLPPVLRSYWLPIHAAISLISYGFFILAAASGLLYLIQERQIKKKKLGGWFKRLPSLEVLDRVNEISLKIGFPLLTVGIITGAAWAEKAWGDYWSWDPKETWSLIMWLIYAALLHERLAVGWRGRKAAWLSLIGFLAWLISFFIINLYIPGAHTYVEWHG
- the secG gene encoding preprotein translocase subunit SecG, with amino-acid sequence MFTVLVVVHVIVCIFLVGVVLVNVSKGSEVGAVFSGSQAIFGGAGPGTFLNKVTTVLAILFFTTSLALTYLSTKRTNTIMNEVPKLEIPAPQKAPAPQVPTTPESKPEQVPVPTPQQGK
- a CDS encoding ThiF family adenylyltransferase — encoded protein: MWHIIKKSNIGRRLTNFGIKSEKDFFEEVFRPQRGLISQEEQERLKHATVAIPGLGGVGGTHLISLARSGVGRFKIAEFDVFEPRNISRQYGARVDTLGRPKGKVMLEEAFRINPFLQLEFYEEGITPENINAFLEGVDVVIDGIEFFALEARKLLYDTAREKGIPLITAAPLGFSASLLVFHPEESPSFEEYFAIKPDMSPMEKALLFALGLAPKPFFLKYLDLKSIDLKAGQGPASVIACYLCSALAAMEALRIILGKPGLKPVPHYLQIDLFLHKMHQGYLKKGNKSASQRLKFFYLKRKLKI
- a CDS encoding DUF2628 domain-containing protein, which produces MWHVYKHSLKGFEIVKDGFNLWALLFGVLYLFYKRLWKHGLLLALCFLSLSILAEVAIPDRYNAELAVSIIQLGGSIFMAIYVNEWRKEYLIKSGYQLVGSYNSKEKARQAIKDLQSS
- a CDS encoding dicarboxylate/amino acid:cation symporter, giving the protein MRFLKSIENQTLLAIVLAIFIGLSAPGLPPKIALIGDIFLRLLKMVIAPLIFASVYTSLAGLGNISRIKNIGLKTLAYYMATTSLAVITGLVFVNVFRPGANANFEKTTQQIAVKGLTITDLVKSLIPENPVKSLAQGDVLPTIFFAFVFGLATLSLNEKSRTNLFSFFEAVNDALIALIRWIIRLTPLGVFAIVSNIVAEKGITPILELSSYVITVVLALFFHAAFTLSLLLFLFAREKPWRYFFKIREAPMVAFSTASSSATLPISLEVAEEKAKVPKKIAGFVLPLGATVNMDGTALYEAVAAMFIANIYHVPLGLHEQILIFLTATLASIGAAGIPSAGLVTMTLVLQAVGLPLEGIGLILAVDRFLDMLRTSVNVWGDLVGCKIITKLS
- the tpiA gene encoding triose-phosphate isomerase codes for the protein MKRRPLIAGNWKMYKTVPETLAYIETFKPLVAGVEDRDIMLAPPFTSLDAAERALEGSNIALGAQNCHYADEGAFTGEISPRMLADIGVTYVILGHSERRHLFGESNELIRKKVESVLRYELIPILCIGETLEEREAGKTLSVLESQLKEGLAGFSAEDLKNLVIAYEPVWAIGTGKTATPEQAQEAHAFCRKILAEMFGEDFSERTRILYGGSVKPENVVGLMARPDIDGALVGGASLKPDSFAKIVNFGRME
- the hemA gene encoding glutamyl-tRNA reductase, coding for MSNGTVKDHIIAIGLNHRTAPIEVREKLAFAGKDIDPLDVFLKIPVVREALFLSTCNRVELYLVTREPQAALEMSKKAWGRANDIEISLFEPHLYYFHNEETIRHLFRVASGLDSLVLGEPQILGQLKDAYRRAAKRRATGVILNRLLHKTFSVAKRIRSETGIGSHAVSVSYAAVELAKKIFGELSGKKAMLIGAGEMAELAAQHLLAQGIEKLIVANRTLARAIELAKHFKGEAISLEEIEDYLLKVDIVISSTGAPNYILSAKQIKKLMRPRKMRPLFFIDIAVPRDIDPKANDIENVFVYDIDDLKAVVEENLAFRQKEAIRAERIIEEEVIKFLSWLEQLEIYPTIVALRKKAEEIRKRELEKTISHLKTKLCQEDLEALDILTKSLVNKLLHDPIIYLKNRYHKDGQQVVDFTRKLFNLDGDRPLEIDHHQIFLPENHKKELKKH